A genomic segment from Blastococcus sp. PRF04-17 encodes:
- a CDS encoding flotillin family protein, whose product MTLLYAIGGIAALMILLVLLILSRIKVAGPNQAFLVTGRQGRQVTDSSGVVSRDSSGQKVVMGASVFVLPVVQKLHTMDLSSRRIPVGIRGAVSKQGVKCDLEGVAIVKVGGTESSIRAAAQRFLNQQQGIDTFTSEVLAGALRSIVGRLTIEEIIRDRAAFASAVAEEAESSLTGQGLVLDTFQLQDIQAEGSYLADLGRPEAARVLKEASIAEARARQAAQQEQLLADEAIAVAQRQLALRQAEITAETDAAKARAAASGPLAQAAQDQAILAEQEKVAVRTAALTERQLDTKVRRPADAERYRVEQEAEGRKNSAILTAEAQRQATIAAAQAAAEQAKLSGEGERARRSALAEAEAIEGAKRGEAERLRRQAIADAVEREGAAEAAAILARGQAEAEALDARSDAFAKYGEAAILEMLVKVLPDVVGAAAAPLSSVDKMTVISSDGAGSLGKSVAANVAQGLQLSGDLTGIDVHALLRRLSGSTGDGAVTRVPVSADGDGPAGDGKPA is encoded by the coding sequence ATGACCCTGCTGTACGCGATCGGCGGCATCGCCGCGCTGATGATCCTGCTGGTCCTGCTGATCCTGTCCCGGATCAAGGTGGCCGGCCCGAACCAGGCGTTCCTGGTCACGGGACGGCAGGGTCGCCAGGTGACCGACTCCTCCGGCGTGGTGTCCCGGGACAGCTCGGGCCAGAAGGTGGTCATGGGCGCGAGCGTCTTCGTACTGCCCGTCGTCCAGAAGCTGCACACGATGGACCTCTCCAGCCGCCGGATCCCGGTCGGCATCCGCGGCGCGGTCTCCAAGCAGGGCGTGAAGTGCGACCTCGAGGGCGTGGCGATCGTCAAGGTGGGCGGCACGGAGAGCTCGATCCGCGCTGCGGCCCAGCGCTTCCTCAACCAGCAGCAGGGCATCGACACGTTCACGTCGGAGGTGCTCGCCGGTGCGCTCCGCTCGATCGTCGGCCGGCTGACGATCGAGGAGATCATCCGCGACCGCGCCGCGTTCGCCTCGGCCGTCGCCGAGGAGGCGGAGTCCTCCCTCACCGGTCAGGGCCTGGTCCTCGACACCTTCCAGCTGCAGGACATCCAGGCGGAGGGCTCCTACCTCGCCGACCTCGGACGACCCGAGGCGGCGCGGGTGCTCAAGGAGGCCAGCATCGCCGAGGCCCGGGCACGTCAGGCCGCTCAGCAGGAGCAGCTCCTCGCCGACGAGGCGATCGCGGTGGCGCAGCGCCAGCTCGCGCTCCGGCAGGCCGAGATCACCGCCGAGACCGACGCCGCCAAGGCGCGGGCGGCGGCCTCCGGCCCGCTGGCCCAGGCGGCGCAGGACCAGGCGATCCTCGCCGAGCAGGAGAAGGTGGCCGTCCGCACCGCGGCCCTGACCGAGCGGCAGCTCGACACCAAGGTCCGACGGCCCGCCGACGCCGAGCGGTACCGCGTGGAGCAGGAGGCGGAGGGCCGGAAGAACTCCGCGATCCTCACCGCGGAGGCGCAGCGGCAGGCGACGATCGCCGCGGCGCAGGCGGCAGCGGAGCAGGCGAAGCTCTCCGGTGAGGGCGAGCGGGCCCGCCGGTCGGCGCTCGCGGAGGCCGAGGCCATCGAGGGTGCCAAGCGCGGTGAGGCGGAGAGGCTGCGCCGTCAGGCCATCGCCGACGCCGTCGAGCGGGAGGGTGCGGCCGAGGCGGCGGCGATCCTGGCCCGGGGTCAGGCGGAGGCCGAGGCGCTGGACGCCCGCTCCGACGCGTTCGCCAAGTACGGCGAGGCGGCCATCCTGGAGATGCTGGTCAAGGTGCTGCCCGACGTGGTCGGCGCCGCCGCCGCGCCGCTGTCGAGCGTGGACAAGATGACCGTCATCTCCTCCGACGGGGCCGGCTCCCTCGGCAAGTCCGTCGCCGCCAATGTCGCCCAGGGCCTGCAGCTCTCCGGCGACCTCACCGGGATCGACGTCCACGCCCTGCTGCGCCGGCTCAGCGGCTCGACGGGCGACGGGGCCGTCACGCGGGTGCCCGTCTCAGCGGACGGCGACGGTCCGGCTGGCGACGGGAAGCCGGCCTGA